The Erigeron canadensis isolate Cc75 chromosome 1, C_canadensis_v1, whole genome shotgun sequence genome segment TCTCCGCACCCAACCCGGTCCCTTTATTGTAGCCATCGGCCAACACATTGACACCTCCACCATATGTATTAAAGTAAGTCTTTTGAAAAGACTTGACTAAACCAACACCACAAATTGCTCCTAAACACTGAGCCACCATGTACAGGATGGCTCGTGGCAGTGAAACCTTACGAGCCAAAAATAGACCAAACGTTACGGCTGGGTTAATGTGGCCACCTGCACATTCATCAAACATATTTATTACGTACCATCCTTGTAAATTAATGTATTTGCCATTGGGAGTTGGGACCACAAATTAGAACACGTAAATATAATAGTCACCGCAAGGCATAATGTATCTCTAGCTAGTTGCTTGAGCTAATTAAACAATAatgttatacgagtaatatatttaAACCGACAACAATATCAATATAGTCAAATGTTGGTATATGAGAATGTgacacatatattattatacgagtatatactCAATCATATTTTTATCGAGGTAGAGTGCCTGCTTCTGGTATTTAAAACCGTTTTAAATAAACAGATAGTAATTAATATTACGTAAATTAACTTAAAGAAAGTAGAAagtattaaaaaagaaaatagcgTGCAatacttgaaagaaaagtaACTAACCAGAGATACCGGCGGTAcagtaaacaagaacaaatatCATGCCACCAACAGCCCAAGCTATACCAAGAACCCCAACACCACCACAAGGGTCAGCACCCAAAGCAATTTGGCTGTTGTAACCAATTATAGTTAAAACAGTTATGTAAAGAAACAAAAGTGTGGCAATGAATTCAGCAATCACGGCTCTATATAACGACCACTTGGTTAGCTCTTTTAGGTCGATAAAAGACGCGGGTGGCGGATCATGGTAGTCCTTTGCCGAGAGTGATCCTTGATTATTTGTTACTTCGTTTGCCATGTTTGTTGTGGTTTATGAAAATAGAGTGTTGAGTAATAAAATGAGTAATGAGTTTAGAGAGGGGTGTATGTATATAGGCTGAGGATATATAAAGAAAGGGGTGGAATGTAAAGATGATGTATGTTTAAGGGGTGATTTGTAACTTATGGTAGTAAATGAGATCTGTGTGTGGGTGAGAGCCGGTAAGGtgtgtaaatactaaatacCTATAGTCCCATATCCGTGGGTTTTCTTTAGCATAAGATTGCGTATATCATTTGATGACGGGTATGAATCGGTACCCATTTCTATCGATTGAGCGGATCCATACTTATGAATAAACCCATGGATTTTTAGAGATTCGTTTGGTTcacaaatttaatatattagagGCCGGTTTTggcctattatatatatttatggctCCCGGAGCTGAGAGAAAAAAATCAACTCAACTTTTGATCTTGACCACTAAAATTAATAACCAAATTGATCTCAACCCTTAAAACTaatagtcaaatagtcaaacaacCAATGTAACCTTTCAGATTCATTCGCATTTAATATATGGCACTTGGCAACTCGGAAAGCAGTTGGTCAATAGTTTCATGTCCAAGGAACTCCAACAATTGTTTCAAAGTTTTGCCTTGGGCTCCAGCAGCAAGCATTCCCAACACGGTCTCAAGTGAAAACGGCGAACAAACAAAATTCCCATGCTTGAAACCGTTGCGGGCGTCATCAAGTAAAATTCTTGTGGCAACCTGCATACAGTTCATAAAATTCAATTCCCCCTTAATTATTATCATGTATAAATTGAATGATAAATAcagtaaaagaaaaaaggaaatcAGCATGCtccataaataaattaatatatatagaactCGGTTACATACGGTGTTGGTTTTGGATGATAATAAGGTGCTACTGGAGATAAGCTTTTCCCGATATTCTACTGATTCATTGCTGCGTTCTCCGGCCATCTTCTTAGGGAACCAATATATGTTTCCGTATCCTAGGGGTTAAT includes the following:
- the LOC122584092 gene encoding aquaporin PIP2-1-like, with product MANEVTNNQGSLSAKDYHDPPPASFIDLKELTKWSLYRAVIAEFIATLLFLYITVLTIIGYNSQIALGADPCGGVGVLGIAWAVGGMIFVLVYCTAGISGGHINPAVTFGLFLARKVSLPRAILYMVAQCLGAICGVGLVKSFQKTYFNTYGGGVNVLADGYNKGTGLGAEIIGTFVLVYTVFSATDPKRSARDSHVPVLAPLPIGFAVFMVHLATIHITGTGINPARSLGAAVIYNKEKAWDDQWIFWVGPFIGAAIAAFYHQFVLRAGAIKALGSFRSSTHV